A region from the Drosophila mauritiana strain mau12 chromosome 2L, ASM438214v1, whole genome shotgun sequence genome encodes:
- the LOC117150709 gene encoding uncharacterized protein LOC117150709 isoform X1, protein MMLKIKTFTSVSYKKYILCIFILFLLIVWYITSFGVNDELTMKYNESEKRFYVNSSKCQMVYVEPFNAEFTKVYTPKNFTRCSNQSDMVTVHFDSILKQYVLHVDEQVLHKLSQSESNDFACFYQNITHGHSADRYDRLGNKTKFTHGYVVPLNVEGMLVECRSADEKRILQEDAFSFVQYQKPPPNLEIDGKASVIMYGIDTVSRTNLRRLMPMVFEFLKSPGWYEMMGYNKVADNSYPNIFPILTGYSPSSAENQICDTSQPGCLDEIPFIWKEMKKNGYLTAYAEDTVFSNTFNYVKPGFLNRPTDYYFRPLLDALEKETNKLYCPGCKMVYCLGRRLANSYIFDYCRQFMQRFVADRPIWGMFWSNHISHDDFSMLSAMQHKIVGDLLNFEKDGSFEHTIMIFFSDHGSRFGPLMRTKESFLEARQPIMFIYLPPWFREKYPQYAEALAQNQNRLSSNFDVYNTLKHIINIEELVEDTKWSYDCPQCQSLFYPLPESRSCSEAAIPEAYCTCHNYEEVQEDHGTWRMAELVVDRINQYLQYNNLQNLCSSLTLRVINVTEVRKLESDEYVRMGKGLRHYHTKFQVHQNLAEFFATVLYDRRTEELQINVELISRINIYRADAECVDDSTQKLFCICLSKLRNNESTPTIQ, encoded by the exons ATGATGTTGAAAATTAAGACCTTTACTTCGGTgtcatataaaaaatatattttgtgcatatttattttattcctcTTAATTGTGTGGTACATAACGTCTTTCGGGGTGAACGATGAGCTGACAATGAAATACAATGAAAGCGAAAAACGTTTCTATGTAAATAGCTCAAAGTGTCAAATGGTGTACGTGGAGCCCTTTAATGCCGAGTTCACAAAAGTGTACACGCCAAAAAACTTCACACGTTGCTCCAATCAAAGTGATATGGTTACAGTGCACTTTGATTCCATTTTAAAACAGTATGTCCTGCATGTGGATGAGCAAGTGCTTCACAAGCTGTCGCAGTCAGAGAGCAATGACTTTGCTTGCTTCTACCAGAACATTACCCACGGACATTCTGCGGATCGCTACGATAG GTTGGGTAACAAAACTAAATTCACTCACGGCTACGTAGTACCCTTGAATGTCGAAGGAATGCTGGTGGAGTGTAGGTCAGCAGACGAGAAGCGCATCCTGCAGGAGGACGCTTTTTCGTTTGTACAATACCAGAAGCCTCCTCCGAACTTGGAGATAGATGGTAAGGCTAGTGTAATCATGTACGGCATAGATACAGTATCTCGCACCAATCTTCGACGGCTGATGCCCATGGTGTTCGAGTTCCTAAAGTCTCCAGGATGGTACGAAATGATGGGCTATAATAAG GTGGCTGATAATTCGTATCCCAACATATTTCCCATCCTAACAGGATACTCTCCAAGTTCGGCGGAAAATCAAATATGCGATACAAGTCAACCAGGATGTTTAGATGAAATACCCTTCATATGGAAGGAAATGAAAAAGAACGGCTATTTAACAGCCTACGCGGAGGATACAGTGTTCAGCAATACTTTTAATTACGTGAAACCAGGGTTTTTGAATAGGCCCACTGACTACTACTTTCGTCCCCTCTTGGATGCCTTGGAAAAGGAAACTAATAAACTTTATTGCCCAGGTTGTAAAATGGTATATTGCCTGGGTCGTCGACTTGCCAATAGCTATATCTTCGATTACTGCCGCCAGTTTATGCAACGATTCGTGGCCGATCGCCCTATCTGGGGCATGTTTTGGTCAAATCACATCAGTCACGATGACTTTTCTATGCTCTCGGCCATGCAGCACAAGATAGTTGGTGACCTGCTTAATTTCGAGAAGGATGGATCTTTCGAGCATACGATTATGATATTCTTCTCCGATCACGGATCTCGCTTTGGTCCCCTAATGAGGACGAAGGAATCGTTTCTGGAGGCAAGGCAACCCATAATGTTTATTTACTTACCACCCTGGTTCCGTGAGAAATATCCCCAATATGCGGAGGCTCTCGCCCAGAATCAGAATCGGTTGAGTTCCAATTTCGACGTGTACAATACCTTGAAACACATTATAAACATTGAAGAATTGGTGGAGGATACCAAGTGGTCCTACGACTGCCCCCAGTGTCAGTCGCTATTCTACCCGTTGCCAGAAAGTCGAAGCTGCTCGGAGGCTGCCATACCGGAGGCTTACTGTACCTGCCACAACTACGAGGAAGTCCAGGAGGATCACGGGACTTGGCGCATGGCCGAACTGGTGGTCGATCGCATTAACCAATACCTCCAATATAATAACCTACAGAATCTGTGTAGCAGTCTCACCCTGAGGGTAATCAACGTCACCGAAGTAAGAAAGCTAGAGAGCGATGAGTACGTAAGGATGGGAAAGGGATTGCGACATTATCATACCAAATTCCAGGTTCATCAGAATTTGGCTGAGTTCTTTGCCACCGTTCTCTACGATAGAAGAACCGAAGAGCTTCAGATCAATGTGGAACTAATCAGCAGAATTAATATCTATAGAGCGGATGCGGAGTGTGTAGACGATAGTACTCAAAAGTTATTCTGCATATGCCTATCAAAGTTAAGAAACAATGAGAGCACACCAACTATCCagtaa
- the LOC117150709 gene encoding uncharacterized protein LOC117150709 isoform X2, with translation MMLKIKTFTSVSYKKYILCIFILFLLIVWYITSFGVNDELTMKYNESEKRFYVNSSKCQMVYVEPFNAEFTKVYTPKNFTRCSNQSDMVTVHFDSILKQYVLHVDEQVLHKLSQSESNDFACFYQNITHGHSADRYDRLGNKTKFTHGYVVPLNVEGMLVECRSADEKRILQEDAFSFVQYQKPPPNLEIDGKASVIMYGIDTVSRTNLRRLMPMVFEFLKSPGWYEMMGYNKVADNSYPNIFPILTGYSPSSAENQICDTSQPGCLDEIPFIWKEMKKNGYLTAYAEDTVFSNTFNYVKPGFLNRPTDYYFRPLLDALEKETNKLYCPGCKMVYCLGRRLANSYIFDYCRQFMQRFVADRPIWGMFWSNHISHDDFSMLSAMQHKIVGDLLNFEKDGSFEHTIMIFFSDHGSRFGPLMRTKESFLEARQPIMFIYLPPWFREKYPQYAEALAQNQNRLSSNFDVYNTLKHIINIEELVEDTKWSYDCPQCQSLFYPLPESRSCSEAAIPEAYCTCHNYEEVQEDHGTWRMAELVVDRINQYLQYNNLQNLCSSLTLRVINVTEVHQNLAEFFATVLYDRRTEELQINVELISRINIYRADAECVDDSTQKLFCICLSKLRNNESTPTIQ, from the exons ATGATGTTGAAAATTAAGACCTTTACTTCGGTgtcatataaaaaatatattttgtgcatatttattttattcctcTTAATTGTGTGGTACATAACGTCTTTCGGGGTGAACGATGAGCTGACAATGAAATACAATGAAAGCGAAAAACGTTTCTATGTAAATAGCTCAAAGTGTCAAATGGTGTACGTGGAGCCCTTTAATGCCGAGTTCACAAAAGTGTACACGCCAAAAAACTTCACACGTTGCTCCAATCAAAGTGATATGGTTACAGTGCACTTTGATTCCATTTTAAAACAGTATGTCCTGCATGTGGATGAGCAAGTGCTTCACAAGCTGTCGCAGTCAGAGAGCAATGACTTTGCTTGCTTCTACCAGAACATTACCCACGGACATTCTGCGGATCGCTACGATAG GTTGGGTAACAAAACTAAATTCACTCACGGCTACGTAGTACCCTTGAATGTCGAAGGAATGCTGGTGGAGTGTAGGTCAGCAGACGAGAAGCGCATCCTGCAGGAGGACGCTTTTTCGTTTGTACAATACCAGAAGCCTCCTCCGAACTTGGAGATAGATGGTAAGGCTAGTGTAATCATGTACGGCATAGATACAGTATCTCGCACCAATCTTCGACGGCTGATGCCCATGGTGTTCGAGTTCCTAAAGTCTCCAGGATGGTACGAAATGATGGGCTATAATAAG GTGGCTGATAATTCGTATCCCAACATATTTCCCATCCTAACAGGATACTCTCCAAGTTCGGCGGAAAATCAAATATGCGATACAAGTCAACCAGGATGTTTAGATGAAATACCCTTCATATGGAAGGAAATGAAAAAGAACGGCTATTTAACAGCCTACGCGGAGGATACAGTGTTCAGCAATACTTTTAATTACGTGAAACCAGGGTTTTTGAATAGGCCCACTGACTACTACTTTCGTCCCCTCTTGGATGCCTTGGAAAAGGAAACTAATAAACTTTATTGCCCAGGTTGTAAAATGGTATATTGCCTGGGTCGTCGACTTGCCAATAGCTATATCTTCGATTACTGCCGCCAGTTTATGCAACGATTCGTGGCCGATCGCCCTATCTGGGGCATGTTTTGGTCAAATCACATCAGTCACGATGACTTTTCTATGCTCTCGGCCATGCAGCACAAGATAGTTGGTGACCTGCTTAATTTCGAGAAGGATGGATCTTTCGAGCATACGATTATGATATTCTTCTCCGATCACGGATCTCGCTTTGGTCCCCTAATGAGGACGAAGGAATCGTTTCTGGAGGCAAGGCAACCCATAATGTTTATTTACTTACCACCCTGGTTCCGTGAGAAATATCCCCAATATGCGGAGGCTCTCGCCCAGAATCAGAATCGGTTGAGTTCCAATTTCGACGTGTACAATACCTTGAAACACATTATAAACATTGAAGAATTGGTGGAGGATACCAAGTGGTCCTACGACTGCCCCCAGTGTCAGTCGCTATTCTACCCGTTGCCAGAAAGTCGAAGCTGCTCGGAGGCTGCCATACCGGAGGCTTACTGTACCTGCCACAACTACGAGGAAGTCCAGGAGGATCACGGGACTTGGCGCATGGCCGAACTGGTGGTCGATCGCATTAACCAATACCTCCAATATAATAACCTACAGAATCTGTGTAGCAGTCTCACCCTGAGGGTAATCAACGTCACCGAA GTTCATCAGAATTTGGCTGAGTTCTTTGCCACCGTTCTCTACGATAGAAGAACCGAAGAGCTTCAGATCAATGTGGAACTAATCAGCAGAATTAATATCTATAGAGCGGATGCGGAGTGTGTAGACGATAGTACTCAAAAGTTATTCTGCATATGCCTATCAAAGTTAAGAAACAATGAGAGCACACCAACTATCCagtaa